From the genome of Cedecea lapagei, one region includes:
- the rnpA gene encoding ribonuclease P protein component gives MVKLAFPRELRLLTPHHFTFVFQQPQRAGTPQITILGRLNTLGHPRIGLTVAKKNVKRAHERNRIKRLTRESFRLRQHELPPMDFVVVAKKGVADLDNRALSEALEKLWRRHCRQSRGS, from the coding sequence GTGGTTAAGCTAGCTTTTCCCAGGGAGTTACGTTTGTTAACTCCCCATCATTTCACATTCGTCTTCCAGCAGCCACAACGGGCTGGCACGCCGCAAATCACCATTCTCGGCCGCCTGAATACGCTGGGGCATCCCCGCATCGGTCTCACCGTCGCTAAGAAAAACGTTAAACGCGCCCATGAACGCAATCGGATTAAACGTCTGACGCGTGAAAGCTTCCGTCTGCGTCAACACGAACTGCCGCCAATGGATTTCGTGGTAGTAGCGAAAAAAGGGGTTGCCGACCTGGATAACCGGGCTTTATCGGAAGCATTGGAAAAGTTATGGCGCCGCCATTGTCGCCAGTCTCGCGGGTCCTGA